One Streptomyces dangxiongensis genomic window, ATACTGTGCTCACTGGACTTCTCCACGACTTTCCTCATGGAAGTCGTGAACCACTGAATATACGCAGAGAAATCCCCCGAACGCAATTGCTCGGGGGATTTCTCGCGTTCCGGGGCGGTTCTACAGCGCGTCCGCCAGGTCCGCCAGCAGCCGGCGCTTGGGCCGCGCTCCCACGATCGAGCGCACCGGCTCGCCGTCGCGGAAGAGCAGGAGGGTGGGCGTGGCCATCACGCCGTAGGAGATCGTCGTCCGCGGATTGCGGTCCACGTCGATCTGGACGACCTTCAGCCGGTCGCCCTCCTCGAACGCGATGTCCTTCAGCACCGGCGCGAGCTGCCGGCACGGCCCGCACCACTCGGCCGTGAACTGCACCAGCACCGGCAGGTCCGAGCCGATCACCTCCGCCTCGAAATCGGCGTCCGTCACTTCTGTCAGTCCGCTCACCAAGCTCACCGCGTCAGCCCTCCCAGTTCGCACACGGGTTCCGGACCCCCCGGAACCAGCGCCTCGGCGGCCAGCTCGTCCCGGGCCCGCTCGGCCCGCTCCAGTTGCCCGGCGACCGTCTCCCGCACCGCCGTCAGCTCCCCGATGAGCGTGTCCAGCTCGGCCAGCTTGCGCCGGTAGACCATGAGCGAGGCCGGGCAGGAGTCGCCGTCCGGGTGCCCGGCCCGCAGGCAGTCCACGAACGGCCGCGTCTCCTCCAGGTCGAACCCGAAGTCCTGGAGGGTGCGGATCTGCCGGAGCAGCCTGAGGTCGCCCTCGTCGTACGTGCGGTGTCCCTTGCCGTCGCGCCGGGCCGGCAGCAGCCCCCGCGCCTCGTAGTAGCGCAGGGTGCGTGTCGTGGTCCCGGCCCGCGCGGCCAGCTCGCCGATTCGCATGTCCACGACGGTACGGGTTGACGTCGGCGTCAAGGCAAGGCGGGAACCCCCGCCGATTCCGCCACCTCCATGAGGGAGGCGCTGTGCCGCTCCTCCTCGAACCGGCGGCGTCCGCCGCGCAGGCCGAACAGGCGCTTGGTCAGCGCGATGTAGAGGACGGCGAGGATGTTGAGGACGAGCGTGGCGATCTTCACCCCGCTGACGTGCTCGGTGAGTTCGTAGATCTCCAGCGGCAGGAACGCGGCCGTCGCGACCACCGTCAGGTATTCCGCCCAGCGCTTGGCGTACCACAGGCCGACCGCCTCGATCAGTTCGATCAACGCGTAGGCCAGCAGCAGCGCGGCCACCAGCACCAGCGTGGAGTGCCGGTAGCCGAAGACCTTCTGGACGGAGCCGACGACCGGTGAGTGGTCGAGGTCGTAGTGGAAGTGCCGGAAGACCGGGCGGAAGACGTCCAGGTACTCGTCGAAGAGCCGGCGCACCGCGTCCCTGCTGTTGCTGAACCTCCAGACCGCGACCGCGACCAGCACGATGAACACCCCGCGCACGGCCCGCTCGACCGCCAGGAAGCGCAGGACGAACAGGTCCCGCAGCACCTTCCCGCGCGGCACCAGCGGCGCGTCGCCGGCCGGCCCGGAGCCGTGCGGCTCGCCGAGCGCGAAGTCACCGCAGCGCAGACAGCGCCAAGCGTCCCCGAGCGCGGTCCGGACGTGCAGCCGTACCCGCAGCCGGGGATCGTCGGGCGCGTAGGTCACATGCCCCTTGCGCGCACAGGTCCGCCGGTCCCAGTCGATCTTCATTCACGTGCCTCCATACGCGTACAGACGCTACGCGCGCACGTGCCGTTCCGGTGGATCCGGAACGGCACGTGCGCGCGCGACGGGGGCGGGAGGCGGTCAGCCGGCCTGGCTGTCCGCCAGTTCCCGCTCCTCGGTCTCCGTCTCGGGTGCGGCGGACTCGCGCCGGGGCAGCAGGACGGCCACCAGGACCGTGCCGACGCCGAGGATCACCGCGCCGACCAGGCTGGTGCGGGCGACCGCGTCGGAGAAGGACGAGCCCACCGCGTCCGCCATCTGCCGGGCGCCGGAGGCCAGCTCGGCGGCCTGCTGCTTGAGCTGCGCGGCCTGCTGCGGGTCCTTCGCGCCCGCCGCCCGCTCGGCCAGCCGGTGCGCCTTGTCGCCGATGCCCTGCGCGACGGCGTACCCGGCGCCGACCGAGTCCCGCGCGGTGTCCAGGGCGCTCGCCGGGAGCTTGCTGCCGGCGGTGGCGTCGGAGAGGTGGTCGCCGTACGAGGTGGCGAGCAGCGAGCCGAGGAGGGCGATGCCGAGCGAGCCGCCCAGCTCCAGCGAGGTGTCGTTGACGGCGCCGCCGACGCCCAGCTCGGACTCCGGGAACGCGCCCATGATGGCGTCGGTGCAGGGCGAGAGCGCGAGACCGATGGCCAGACCCAGGATGATCAGGGGGGCCACGAAGTCGCCGTACCCGGAGCCCGCGTCCACGCGGGTCAGCAGGGCGAGGGCGGTCGTGCCGCCGACCATGCCCGCACTGACGGTCCACTTCATGCCGACCCGCGGGGTGAGCCAGCCGGTCAGGGCGGAGCCGACGAAGACGGCGCCGGCCAGCGGCAGCATACGCACACCGGTCTGCAGGGCGTCGTAGCCGAGGACGAACTGGAGGTGCTGGGTGAGGTAGTAGAAGGCGCCGAAGACGGCCAGGAAGAACAGGGCGACGGCGAGGTTGGAGCCGGCGAACCGGCGGCCGGCGAACCGGCGCACGTCCAGGATGGGGCGCGGGTGCCGCAGCTCCCACAGGACGAAGGCGAGCAGGCCGACGCCCGCGAGCACCGCCGCCCCGACGGCCTTGGCGTGCCAGCCGAAGTGCGGACCCTCGATGATCATGTAGACGAGGGCGCCGGTCCAGAGCACCGAGAGCAGTCCGCCGACGTAGTCGATGCGGTCGTGGTGACCGGCCTTGGACGGCGGGACGACGACGAGGGCGCCGACGACGGCCACGGCCGCGATGGGCACGTTGATCAGGAAGGTCGAGGACCAGCCGTGGTCGCGCAGCAGGGCACCGGCGACGACCGGGCCGGCGGCGATGGCGAGCCCGGCGGTGGCGGTCCACAGGGTGATCGCCTTCGCCCGCTCGGCGCGCGGGAAGGTGGCGGCGAGCAGCGAGAGCGTGGCCGGCATGATGAGGGCCGCGCCGACGCCCATCACGGCGCGGGCCGCGATGACGGTCGTCGAGCTGTCGGCGAGGTAGCCGAAGACGGCGCCGCCCGCCGAAGACGACCAGCCCGAGGACGAGCGCCCCGCGCCGGCTGTACTTGTCGCCGATCGCGCCGAGCAGCAGCATCAGCGCCGCGTAGGGGACGGTGTAGCCGTCGATGACCCACTGGAGGTCGGCGCTAGAGAGCCCGAGGTCCTGGGTCATGTCGGGCGCGGCGACCGTGAGCGCGGTGTTCGCCATCACGATGATCAGCAGGCTGAGGCACAGCACCAGCAGCGCCCACCAGCGCCGGGGCGTAGGGGCGCTCCGTCGTGTCGACCGGTTCGGTCATGACGAGTCGCATGGCAGGGGGTCTCCTTTCCGGAGCGGCGACGGACGTGCGCATCGGGGTTGGCACGATTTGCACAGTGGCGTGCAATTGCACAACCATGTGCAATGTACGTGGTTGCACAGCGCCGTGCAAGTCGAGCCGGGGAGGCAGAATGACCGCCATGACCACGGGTAACACCAGCCGCGCCGACGCCAACCGACGCCGCATCCTCGACGTCGCCCTCACCGAGCTGCTGCGCGATCCCGACGCCTCCATGGACCAGATCGCACGCGCCGCGGGGGTCGTACGTCGCACGGTGTACGGCCACTTCCCCAACCGGGAGGCACTCATCAGCACCCTCGTGGACGGAGCCGTGGAGGCCCTCGCGGAAGCCGACTCGCACGCCCGCGCCGGAGTGGCCGACCCGGCGGAGGCGGTGGCCCGCTCGGTGCTCGCCCTGTGGCCGGTGGCCGACCGCTACCGGCTGCTGATCGCCCTGGCCCAGCGGACGGTCACCGTGCAGGGCATCCGCGAACGCCTCGCGCCCGTGCGCGACGACAAGATCCGCCTCCTCCAGCGCGGACTGGACGAGGGCGTGTTCGTCTCCCCGCTGCCCGCGCCGGCCCTCGCCTACGTGGTGGAGCAGATGCTGTTCGCGGTGACGGAGGCGGTGAACGACGGCCTCCTGGCAGCACAGGAGGCGGGCCGCGCCGCCACGGTCGCCGTGCTGACCGCGGCGGGCGTACCCGCCTCACGGGCCACCGAGCTGGTGGCCGAGGTGTCGTAGCGCAAGAGGAAAGGGCGCGGGGGCGCCGGGAGGAACGGGAGCCGGGCGGCCGAGGTACGGGGGAGACTCGGCCGCCCGGCGGCGGTGACCGGACGCCCGGCCCGGGTTCAGGCGGGGCCGGACGTCCGGAACTCTGGGCGGATCAGGCCTTGGCCAGCTCCTTCTCGCCGTCCTCGCGCGGCTCGGGGACGTCGCTCACCGCCACACGCCCCTCGTCCAGCAGGGTCGTCTCGTCGAACGGCAGCTCACCGGCCAGCACCAGCCGCACCCGTGCCTTGTCGATCTCCTTGGTCCACGTGCCCACGAGCACGGTCGCCACCGCGTTGCCCGCGAAGTTCGTCAGCGCACGCGCCTCGCTCATGAACCGGTCGATGCCCACGATCAGCCCGACCCCGTCGACCAGCGCGGGCTTGTGCGACTGCAGACCGCCGGCCAGGGTCGCCAGGCCGGCCCCGCTGACACCCGCCGCGCCCTTCGACGCCAGCAGCAGGAACAGCAGCAGCGGGATCTGCTCGCCCACCGACATCGGCGTGCCCAGCGCGTCCGCGATGTACAGCGACGCCATGGTCATGTAGATCATCGTGCCGTCGAGGTTGAACGAGTACCCGGTCGGCACGGTGATGCCGACGACCGGCCGGCTGACGCCCAGGTGCTCCATCTTCGCGATCAGCCGCGGCAGCGCGGACTCGGAGGAGGAGGTGGACAGGATCAGCAGGAACTCCCGCGCCAGGTACTTGAACAGGGAGAAGATGTTCAGGCCCGCGACGATCCGGAGCACCGCCCCGAGCACGACGAACACGAACAGGAAGCAGGTGACGTAGAAGCCGAGCATCAGCACGGCCAGGCTCTTGAGCGCGTCGACGCCCGCGGAGCCGACCACGGCCGCGATCGCCCCGAACGCTCCGACCGGCGCGGCCCACATCACCATGGACAGGATGCGGAAGACCAGCCGCTGGATGTGCTCGACGCCCCGCAGCACCGGCTGCCCGGCCCGGCCCATGGCCTGGAGCGCGAACCCGGCGAGCAGCGCCACCAGCAGCGTCTGGAGGACCTGGCCCTCGGTGAACGCGGACACGAACGTGGTCGGGATGATCGACAGGACGAAGTCGACGGGCGGCAGCGCGTCGCTGGACACCTGGGCGTGCCCGGTCTGCTTCAGCGCCTCGGTCAGGTGCAGGCCCGCGCCGGGGTGCAGCACGTTGCCGACGACGAGACCGATGGCGAGCGCGACGAGCGACATCACCAGGAAGTAGCCGAGGGCGATACCGCCGACGGCACCGACCTTGGCGGCCTTGCGCACGGAGCCGATACCGAGCACGATCGTGCAGAAGATGATCGGCGAGATCATCATCTTGATCAGGTTCACGAACCCGGTGCCCAGCGGCTTCAGCTCCACCGCCGCGTCGGGCCAGATCAGCCCCACGGCGATGCCGAGCGCGACCGCGGCGATGACGGCGATGTACAGGTAGTGGGTCCGGTCCCGCTGTGCGCGGGGTGCGGCAGGTGCCGTATCGGGGGTGCTGGCGGCCACGACTGCCCTCCTTGACGTCTTCGTCGGTGAACAACCGGCGTGCGGCTCACGTCCGGGCGTTGTTGGGGGAATGCCGTGACTATCCCCCGGCCCTGTGAGGGCGGTCACCCTTGTGTTCATTGAGTTCGCGCCCGGCCCGCTCGTTGACTCCGCGCCCGGCCCGCGAGGCACACTGCTGACATGCGCCTCCCCACCCTCCCGCGACCACTCAGCCTGGCGGGCCAGCTCTTCGCCATGCAGGCCGTGCTGGTCGCGGTGGTCGTGGCCGGGTACGCGCTGTTCACCTACGTCAGCGACCAGCGGCAGGCCGAGGACGCCGCCGCCCGGCAGGCGACCGCGGTGGCCCGCTCGATCGCCGACTCCCCCTCGGTCCGCACGGCGATCCGCACCACGGACCCCAGCACCCGGCTGGAGCCGTACGCCCTCCAGGTCATGCGGGACGCCGACGTCGACTTCGTCACGATCATGAACCCGTCCGGCATCCGCTGGACCCACCCCGACCGGCGGCAGATCGGCAGACGCTTCCTCGGCACCATCGGACCCGCCCGGCACGGCCGCACCTTCACCGAGACCTACACCGGCACGCTCGGCGCGTCCGTCCGCGCGGTGACCCCCATCACCGACCACGGCCGGGTCATCGGTCTGGTCAGCGCCGGCATCACCGTGCAGACGATCAGCGCCCGGGTCCAGGACCAGCTCACCGCCCTGCTCGGGGTCGCCGGCGGCGTCCTGCTGCTGGGCGCGGTCGGCACGTACGTGATCAACGCGCGGCTCCGCCGCCACACCCACGGCATGAACGCCACCGAGCTGAGCCACATGCACGACTACCACCAGGCGGCCCTGCACGCGGTCCGCGAGGGCCTGCTGATGCTGGACGCCCAGTACCGGGTGGCCCTGATCAACGACGGCGGCCGGGAGCTGCTGGGCGTGGGCGGCGGCGGTGACCGGGACCTGATCGGGCGCTCG contains:
- the trxA gene encoding thioredoxin yields the protein MTEVTDADFEAEVIGSDLPVLVQFTAEWCGPCRQLAPVLKDIAFEEGDRLKVVQIDVDRNPRTTISYGVMATPTLLLFRDGEPVRSIVGARPKRRLLADLADAL
- a CDS encoding MerR family transcriptional regulator; translated protein: MRIGELAARAGTTTRTLRYYEARGLLPARRDGKGHRTYDEGDLRLLRQIRTLQDFGFDLEETRPFVDCLRAGHPDGDSCPASLMVYRRKLAELDTLIGELTAVRETVAGQLERAERARDELAAEALVPGGPEPVCELGGLTR
- a CDS encoding DUF2127 domain-containing protein encodes the protein MKIDWDRRTCARKGHVTYAPDDPRLRVRLHVRTALGDAWRCLRCGDFALGEPHGSGPAGDAPLVPRGKVLRDLFVLRFLAVERAVRGVFIVLVAVAVWRFSNSRDAVRRLFDEYLDVFRPVFRHFHYDLDHSPVVGSVQKVFGYRHSTLVLVAALLLAYALIELIEAVGLWYAKRWAEYLTVVATAAFLPLEIYELTEHVSGVKIATLVLNILAVLYIALTKRLFGLRGGRRRFEEERHSASLMEVAESAGVPALP
- a CDS encoding TetR/AcrR family transcriptional regulator, whose translation is MTAMTTGNTSRADANRRRILDVALTELLRDPDASMDQIARAAGVVRRTVYGHFPNREALISTLVDGAVEALAEADSHARAGVADPAEAVARSVLALWPVADRYRLLIALAQRTVTVQGIRERLAPVRDDKIRLLQRGLDEGVFVSPLPAPALAYVVEQMLFAVTEAVNDGLLAAQEAGRAATVAVLTAAGVPASRATELVAEVS
- a CDS encoding cation:dicarboxylate symporter family transporter is translated as MAASTPDTAPAAPRAQRDRTHYLYIAVIAAVALGIAVGLIWPDAAVELKPLGTGFVNLIKMMISPIIFCTIVLGIGSVRKAAKVGAVGGIALGYFLVMSLVALAIGLVVGNVLHPGAGLHLTEALKQTGHAQVSSDALPPVDFVLSIIPTTFVSAFTEGQVLQTLLVALLAGFALQAMGRAGQPVLRGVEHIQRLVFRILSMVMWAAPVGAFGAIAAVVGSAGVDALKSLAVLMLGFYVTCFLFVFVVLGAVLRIVAGLNIFSLFKYLAREFLLILSTSSSESALPRLIAKMEHLGVSRPVVGITVPTGYSFNLDGTMIYMTMASLYIADALGTPMSVGEQIPLLLFLLLASKGAAGVSGAGLATLAGGLQSHKPALVDGVGLIVGIDRFMSEARALTNFAGNAVATVLVGTWTKEIDKARVRLVLAGELPFDETTLLDEGRVAVSDVPEPREDGEKELAKA